One region of Synechococcus sp. MU1617 genomic DNA includes:
- a CDS encoding tRNA-(ms[2]io[6]A)-hydroxylase — translation MTLTVPSKTVASIRWLAAPTSCSWVEQANARPMQVLIDHAHCERKAAGAAVQMMFRYLCEPGLGEALSPLAREELEHFEKVLALIKARGRYLEPLPSPGYGADLARQIRKGEPQRMLDSFLVAGLIEARSHERMALLAEHSPDPQLRALYSDLLASEARHFGLYWVLCEQRYPRELIVERLEVLARAEVKALAGELARPEDVRMHSCGVDASQIS, via the coding sequence ATGACTCTCACCGTTCCTTCGAAAACGGTGGCCTCGATCCGCTGGTTGGCTGCGCCCACCAGTTGTAGCTGGGTGGAGCAGGCCAATGCCCGGCCGATGCAGGTGCTGATCGATCACGCCCACTGCGAACGCAAGGCTGCCGGGGCTGCTGTGCAAATGATGTTTCGCTATCTCTGCGAACCGGGTCTGGGCGAAGCCCTCAGCCCTCTGGCGAGGGAAGAACTGGAGCACTTCGAGAAAGTTCTTGCTCTGATCAAGGCGCGGGGGCGCTACTTGGAACCGCTGCCTTCCCCGGGCTATGGCGCTGATCTCGCCCGGCAGATCCGTAAAGGTGAGCCGCAAAGAATGCTCGACTCCTTCCTTGTGGCCGGTCTGATCGAAGCCCGCAGCCATGAGCGCATGGCTCTTCTGGCCGAGCACAGTCCGGATCCCCAGTTGAGGGCGCTTTACAGCGATCTGCTGGCGAGTGAAGCCCGCCACTTCGGCTTGTATTGGGTGCTGTGTGAGCAGCGCTATCCGCGGGAGCTGATCGTCGAGCGCCTCGAAGTGCTGGCCCGGGCTGAAGTGAAGGCGCTGGCAGGGGAGTTGGCACGCCCTGAAGATGTGCGGATGCATTCCTGCGGGGTGGACGCCAGTCAGATCAGCTGA
- a CDS encoding SulP family inorganic anion transporter — protein MALIHGLHQRNIRGDLLGGLTAAVVALPLALAFGNAALGPGGAIYGLYGAIVTGFLAALLGGTPAQVSGPTGPMSVTVAGIVSSLAAIGISRDLNAGEMLPLVMAAVVIGGFFEALLGVLRLGRFITLVPYSVVSGFMSGIGFIILVLQLGPFIGVSTRGGVVGSLSSLIEAPSWNPAALAVGLMTLAVVFLTPLRIRQWVPTPLLALLIVTPLSLVLFNDNRLLELGLEPIARIGAIPEGGLQLVFPDFSQHLPELVKAGMVLALLGAIDSLLTSLVADNITQTNHDSNRELIGQGIANTAAGFLSGLPGAGATMRTVINIKSGGQTPWSGMTHSLVLLLVLLGAGPLAAQIPTALLAGILIKVGLDIIDWGFLLRAHRLSAKTAALMYAVLLMTVFWDLIWGVLVGMFVANLLTVDSITRSQLEGMEQDNPSDATEARHANLSPEEEDLILRCGKALMLFRLRGPLSFGAAKGISARMGLIQSYSVLILDLTDVPRIGVTATLAIERMVEEAQSAGRTLFIAGANQGLEQRLRQFGVEGVLRHSRLDALQEAAQLI, from the coding sequence ATGGCACTGATTCACGGTCTGCATCAGCGCAACATCCGAGGCGACCTCCTCGGAGGATTAACGGCAGCCGTTGTCGCCCTGCCCCTCGCCCTGGCCTTCGGCAATGCCGCCCTGGGGCCGGGCGGCGCCATCTACGGCCTGTATGGAGCAATCGTCACCGGATTCCTGGCGGCCCTGCTTGGGGGAACTCCCGCTCAGGTGAGCGGACCCACCGGACCGATGAGCGTCACCGTGGCGGGGATCGTCTCGAGCCTGGCCGCCATTGGCATCAGTCGAGATCTCAATGCCGGGGAAATGCTGCCGTTGGTGATGGCCGCTGTGGTTATCGGTGGTTTCTTTGAAGCCCTGCTCGGGGTGCTGCGGCTGGGGCGCTTCATCACCCTGGTGCCCTATTCAGTGGTCTCCGGCTTCATGTCGGGGATCGGTTTCATCATCTTGGTACTGCAACTCGGGCCCTTCATCGGGGTGAGCACCCGGGGCGGCGTAGTCGGGTCCCTGAGTTCGCTGATCGAGGCACCCAGCTGGAACCCAGCAGCGCTCGCCGTTGGATTGATGACACTCGCCGTGGTGTTCTTGACCCCCCTGCGCATCCGTCAGTGGGTGCCAACACCACTGCTGGCCCTGCTGATCGTGACGCCGTTGTCGCTGGTGCTGTTCAACGACAACCGGCTGCTGGAACTGGGCCTTGAACCCATCGCCCGGATCGGTGCAATCCCGGAAGGCGGCTTGCAACTGGTGTTTCCCGATTTCAGCCAACACCTGCCGGAGCTGGTGAAAGCCGGCATGGTTCTCGCCCTGCTCGGGGCCATCGACTCATTGCTCACCTCCCTGGTGGCCGACAACATCACCCAGACCAATCACGACTCCAACCGTGAACTAATCGGCCAGGGCATCGCCAACACCGCGGCCGGGTTTCTCTCCGGTCTTCCCGGTGCCGGAGCCACCATGCGAACGGTGATCAACATCAAATCCGGTGGTCAGACGCCCTGGTCGGGCATGACCCATTCCCTGGTGCTGCTGCTCGTGCTGCTGGGGGCGGGTCCTCTGGCAGCACAGATCCCCACAGCGCTGCTGGCGGGAATCCTGATCAAAGTCGGCCTCGACATCATCGACTGGGGCTTTCTCCTCCGCGCCCATCGCCTGTCAGCGAAAACGGCCGCGCTGATGTACGCGGTGCTTTTGATGACAGTGTTCTGGGACCTGATCTGGGGCGTTCTGGTGGGGATGTTCGTAGCCAACCTGTTGACCGTTGATTCGATCACGCGGTCTCAACTGGAGGGGATGGAGCAGGACAACCCTTCCGATGCCACGGAGGCACGGCACGCCAATCTCTCCCCGGAGGAGGAAGACCTGATCCTCCGCTGCGGCAAGGCCTTGATGCTATTCCGTCTGCGCGGCCCTCTGAGTTTTGGCGCCGCCAAGGGGATCAGTGCCCGGATGGGGTTGATCCAGAGCTACAGCGTGCTGATCCTTGACCTCACCGACGTGCCTCGCATCGGGGTCACAGCAACCCTGGCGATTGAACGCATGGTGGAGGAAGCACAATCAGCGGGCCGCACTCTGTTCATCGCCGGTGCAAATCAGGGCCTTGAACAACGGCTGCGGCAATTCGGTGTGGAGGGTGTGCTCCGGCATTCCAGGCTGGATGCCTTGCAGGAGGCCGCTCAGCTGATCTGA
- the hemB gene encoding porphobilinogen synthase, producing the protein MELTYRPRRLRRTPALRAMVREHSLSAADFIYPLFVHEGAEVEPIGAMPGASRWSLAALTGEVQRAYDLGVRCIVLFPKVSEGLKTEDGAECFNANGLIPRAIRQIKEAIPEMAIMTDVALDPYSCDGHDGIVSQDGVVLNDETIELLCKQAVVQAEAGADLIGPSDMMDGRVGAIREALDDEGFEHVGIISYTAKYSSAYYGPFREALDSAPRAAGSKPIPKNKDTYQMDPANAREAITEAQLDEQEGADIMMVKPGLAYLDIIHRLREESELPIAAYNVSGEYSMVKAAAERGWIDEKAVVLETLLSFKRAGADLILTYHACDAAAWLKEA; encoded by the coding sequence ATGGAGCTCACCTACCGCCCCCGTCGTCTTCGGCGTACGCCCGCCCTACGCGCCATGGTGCGTGAGCACAGCCTCTCGGCTGCAGACTTCATCTATCCCCTCTTTGTGCATGAAGGCGCTGAGGTGGAGCCGATCGGTGCCATGCCTGGTGCTAGCCGTTGGAGCTTGGCAGCCCTTACCGGCGAAGTGCAGCGCGCTTACGACCTGGGGGTGCGTTGCATCGTTCTCTTCCCGAAGGTGTCTGAGGGGCTGAAGACCGAAGACGGGGCTGAATGCTTCAACGCCAATGGCCTGATTCCTCGGGCAATCCGTCAGATTAAGGAAGCCATTCCTGAGATGGCGATCATGACCGACGTCGCCCTGGATCCCTACTCCTGCGATGGTCATGACGGGATCGTCAGTCAGGACGGCGTGGTCCTCAACGACGAGACGATTGAACTGCTTTGCAAGCAGGCCGTTGTGCAGGCTGAAGCGGGCGCTGATCTGATCGGCCCAAGCGACATGATGGACGGCCGGGTCGGCGCCATCCGGGAAGCCCTCGACGATGAAGGCTTCGAACATGTGGGCATCATCAGCTACACGGCGAAGTACTCCTCCGCGTACTACGGACCCTTCCGCGAGGCCCTCGACTCCGCCCCGCGTGCCGCCGGCAGCAAGCCGATCCCCAAAAACAAAGACACCTATCAGATGGATCCCGCCAATGCTCGGGAAGCCATTACCGAGGCCCAGCTCGATGAGCAGGAGGGCGCCGACATCATGATGGTGAAGCCTGGTTTGGCTTATCTCGATATCATTCACCGTCTGCGCGAGGAGTCGGAACTCCCCATCGCTGCCTACAACGTGAGTGGTGAGTATTCGATGGTGAAGGCCGCGGCGGAGAGGGGCTGGATCGATGAAAAGGCTGTCGTGCTGGAGACCTTGCTGAGCTTCAAGCGCGCCGGTGCCGATCTGATCCTCACGTACCACGCCTGCGATGCAGCGGCCTGGTTGAAGGAGGCCTGA
- the aroQ gene encoding type II 3-dehydroquinate dehydratase codes for MHILLLNGPNLNLLGQREPGIYGHSSLADIEAALTREAEQESVQLDCFQSNFEGALVDRIHQAMGRCDGILINAGAYTHTSIAIRDALAGVAIPYVELHLSNTHAREKFRHHSFLAERAVGVICGFGPASYSLAFKGLLSHLRPNA; via the coding sequence ATGCACATTCTGCTGCTGAACGGTCCGAATCTGAACCTGTTGGGCCAGCGTGAGCCGGGGATCTATGGCCATTCCTCTCTGGCCGACATCGAAGCGGCGCTGACCCGGGAGGCGGAACAGGAATCTGTGCAGCTGGACTGTTTTCAGAGCAATTTCGAAGGTGCCCTCGTGGACCGGATTCACCAGGCCATGGGCCGATGCGATGGGATCTTGATCAACGCCGGGGCCTACACCCACACGTCCATCGCCATCCGTGATGCACTGGCTGGCGTCGCGATCCCCTACGTGGAATTGCATCTCAGCAACACCCATGCCAGGGAAAAGTTCCGCCATCACTCGTTTCTGGCTGAGCGCGCTGTAGGTGTGATCTGCGGCTTCGGACCCGCCAGTTACAGCCTTGCCTTCAAAGGATTGCTCAGCCACCTCAGGCCGAACGCATGA
- a CDS encoding VOC family protein → MATADQPKGVDRLGHVAIRVENVDRAVAFYTDLGMHLVWRADDWCYLEAGEGRDGLALLGPNYKAAGPHFAFHFRDREQVDVIHDRLKAQGVHVGAVHDHRDGTASFYLKDPEGNWLEMLYEPPGGIPSNCN, encoded by the coding sequence ATGGCAACAGCCGATCAACCCAAGGGTGTGGATCGTCTCGGTCACGTTGCGATTCGCGTTGAGAACGTCGATCGGGCTGTTGCCTTCTACACCGATCTGGGCATGCATCTGGTCTGGCGCGCCGACGACTGGTGCTATCTGGAAGCCGGGGAAGGACGCGACGGGCTCGCCTTGTTAGGCCCGAATTACAAGGCCGCTGGCCCACATTTCGCCTTCCATTTCCGCGATCGTGAGCAGGTGGATGTGATTCACGACCGTCTCAAAGCGCAGGGTGTGCACGTTGGTGCTGTCCATGACCACCGCGACGGCACGGCGTCTTTCTATCTGAAAGACCCGGAAGGCAACTGGCTCGAAATGCTTTATGAACCCCCCGGTGGCATCCCCTCCAACTGCAATTGA
- a CDS encoding DnaJ C-terminal domain-containing protein — MAGSGYKDYFQVLGVDRSADATAIKKAFRSLARQYHPDVNPGDAQAEARFKEISEAYEVLSDPEKRRRYEQFGQYWNQAGGMGGGAAPGMDVDFGRYGNFDDFINDLLGRFGGPAGGGFQGGGFPGGGFPGGGFAGGGFPRGAQASRAPVNLDAEASVNVTFAEAFRGGERSLSVNNERVQVRIPAGVKNGSRLRLKGKGNLQPGTGRRGDLYLNLKVQEHPIWRLESDQLRADLPVSLDELALGGMVSVMTPDGDAQVSIPAGTAPGRSLRLKGKGWPSKTGRGDLLLTLTLAMPPSWSEEERRLLEQLRAKRTDHPRQEWLRSAAL; from the coding sequence ATGGCAGGCAGCGGATACAAGGACTATTTCCAGGTGCTCGGTGTCGATCGCAGTGCCGATGCCACTGCCATCAAGAAAGCCTTTCGCAGCCTGGCGCGCCAATACCACCCTGACGTCAACCCCGGTGATGCCCAGGCTGAAGCGCGGTTCAAGGAGATCAGTGAGGCCTACGAAGTGCTCTCCGATCCTGAGAAACGGCGTCGTTATGAGCAGTTCGGCCAGTACTGGAATCAGGCCGGCGGCATGGGCGGGGGAGCAGCTCCTGGCATGGATGTTGACTTCGGTCGCTACGGCAATTTCGATGATTTCATCAACGACCTGTTGGGCCGTTTCGGTGGACCGGCTGGCGGCGGTTTTCAGGGGGGAGGTTTCCCTGGGGGTGGATTCCCCGGCGGTGGATTCGCAGGAGGCGGTTTCCCCCGTGGTGCCCAGGCTTCACGCGCTCCGGTGAATCTGGATGCCGAAGCTTCGGTGAATGTGACCTTCGCGGAGGCCTTCCGCGGTGGCGAACGCAGCCTCTCGGTCAATAACGAGCGCGTTCAGGTGCGTATCCCTGCCGGGGTGAAGAACGGCTCGCGTCTGCGTTTGAAGGGCAAGGGCAACCTGCAACCGGGAACCGGACGGCGGGGCGACCTCTACCTCAACCTCAAGGTTCAGGAGCACCCGATCTGGCGCCTGGAGTCGGATCAGCTGCGGGCCGATCTGCCCGTCAGCCTTGATGAACTGGCTCTTGGAGGCATGGTCTCGGTGATGACGCCCGATGGTGATGCCCAGGTGAGCATTCCGGCCGGCACCGCCCCGGGCCGCAGCCTGCGGCTGAAGGGCAAAGGCTGGCCGTCGAAGACCGGTCGCGGTGATCTCCTACTCACGCTGACGCTGGCCATGCCGCCCTCATGGAGTGAGGAGGAGCGTCGCTTGCTCGAGCAGTTGCGTGCCAAGCGCACGGACCATCCACGTCAAGAGTGGCTTCGTTCGGCGGCCCTCTGA
- a CDS encoding vitamin K epoxide reductase, with amino-acid sequence MRSTASSLLATVLVAAGGAVGGLPVSAGPWTSTIGEPLRDSSLQALELTQHLKAIGAKFYGAWTCPACFKQMNLFGKQAGADVTYVECRKPKQLPEQAEACNAAEIRAYPTWVLPDGRRKVGVQSLEVLSRWSGLN; translated from the coding sequence ATGAGGAGCACGGCTTCATCTCTGCTGGCAACCGTGCTGGTCGCAGCTGGCGGAGCTGTCGGTGGCCTACCGGTATCGGCAGGTCCCTGGACCAGCACGATCGGAGAGCCCCTACGCGACTCCAGCCTCCAGGCCCTTGAACTGACGCAGCATCTGAAGGCGATTGGGGCCAAGTTTTACGGCGCTTGGACCTGCCCGGCCTGCTTCAAGCAGATGAACCTTTTCGGCAAACAGGCAGGAGCGGACGTGACCTACGTGGAGTGCCGCAAGCCGAAGCAGCTGCCGGAGCAAGCCGAAGCCTGCAACGCCGCAGAGATCCGGGCCTACCCCACCTGGGTTCTTCCCGATGGACGCCGAAAAGTTGGAGTTCAGTCTTTGGAAGTCCTGAGCCGCTGGAGTGGCCTGAACTGA
- a CDS encoding endonuclease MutS2 gives MNPPVASPPTAIDLSQEADRAQQETLELLEWHRVCDHLSGFASTGMGRDAARVQPLPATLDESKQRLAETVEMAVLDDLTEGGLSFRGVQNLEPVVLRCSKGGVASGEELLSVAETLAAARRLRRQIDDPELRPVCTALIETMVTLPELEQRLKFALEEGGRVADRSSSALSALRHQWNGLRQERRDKLQALLRRLAPSLQDSVIAERHGRPVLAVKAGAVSQVPGQVHDSSASGSTLFVEPRSVLTMGNKLVELESRIRDEERKVLAELSALVAEEASALNQLVAVLRTLDLALARGRYGRWLGGVEPQLEPAAEAPFRFSGLRHPLLVWQHKRADGPPVVPISVEVSPELRVVAITGPNTGGKTVTLKSIGLAALMARAGMLLPCSGKPSLPWCSQVLADIGDEQSLQQSLSTFSGHVKRIGRILEALQRGSAPALVLLDEVGAGTDPSEGTALATALLKALADRARLTIATTHFGELKALKYDDARFENASVAFNSETLSPTYELLWGIPGRSNALAIATRLGLDSDVLHQAQQLLAPGGDGEVNSVIRGLEEQRQRQQAAAEDAAALLARTELLHEELLQRWHKQKQQTAQHQEQGRQRLEQSIRQGQKEVRTLIRRLRDERADGETARRAGQRLRSLEDHHRPTPERRAPKPGWRPAVGDRVRLLALGKAADVLAISDDGLQLTVRCGVMRTTVDLAAVESLDGRKPEPPSKPVVKVQARSVGVGGAQVRTSRNTLDVRGMRVHEAEAAVEECLRSANGPVWVIHGIGTGKLKRGLRTWLDTVPYVERVTDAEQGDGGPGCSVVWVR, from the coding sequence ATGAACCCCCCGGTGGCATCCCCTCCAACTGCAATTGACTTGAGTCAAGAGGCGGATAGGGCTCAGCAGGAAACCCTTGAACTGCTGGAGTGGCATCGGGTCTGTGACCATCTCAGCGGCTTTGCCAGCACCGGCATGGGTCGTGATGCGGCCCGGGTTCAACCGCTGCCGGCCACTCTGGATGAGTCGAAACAACGCCTGGCCGAGACCGTTGAAATGGCGGTGCTCGATGACCTCACCGAAGGGGGACTCAGCTTCCGCGGCGTGCAGAACCTTGAGCCAGTGGTGCTGCGCTGCAGCAAGGGTGGGGTGGCCTCCGGTGAAGAGCTGCTGTCCGTGGCGGAAACGTTGGCAGCGGCCCGTCGCTTGCGCCGTCAGATCGACGACCCCGAGCTACGCCCGGTGTGCACTGCGTTGATTGAAACGATGGTGACGCTGCCGGAGTTGGAGCAGCGGCTCAAATTTGCCCTCGAAGAGGGGGGCCGCGTTGCTGATCGATCCAGCTCGGCGTTGTCGGCGCTGCGGCATCAATGGAACGGGCTGCGCCAGGAGCGTCGCGACAAACTTCAGGCGTTGCTGCGGCGCCTGGCCCCATCCCTGCAGGACAGTGTGATTGCCGAGCGTCATGGCCGACCTGTTCTGGCGGTGAAGGCCGGTGCGGTGAGCCAGGTGCCCGGCCAGGTTCACGACAGCTCGGCCTCAGGCAGCACCCTCTTTGTGGAACCCCGCTCGGTGCTCACGATGGGCAACAAGTTGGTGGAGCTGGAGTCGCGCATTCGCGATGAAGAACGCAAGGTGTTGGCGGAGCTGAGTGCTCTGGTGGCTGAAGAGGCATCCGCCCTCAACCAGCTTGTGGCTGTGCTGCGCACGCTTGATCTTGCGCTGGCCCGCGGGCGTTACGGCCGCTGGCTTGGCGGGGTGGAGCCGCAGCTTGAGCCAGCAGCGGAGGCTCCGTTTCGCTTTTCAGGTCTGCGGCACCCACTGTTGGTGTGGCAGCACAAACGGGCGGATGGGCCGCCCGTGGTTCCCATTTCGGTGGAGGTGTCGCCGGAGCTGCGGGTGGTGGCGATCACTGGGCCGAACACCGGTGGCAAAACGGTCACCCTGAAAAGCATCGGCCTTGCTGCACTGATGGCGCGCGCCGGCATGCTCTTGCCCTGTTCAGGGAAACCCTCCCTGCCCTGGTGTTCCCAGGTGCTGGCGGACATCGGAGATGAGCAATCCCTTCAGCAGAGCTTGTCCACCTTCAGCGGCCATGTGAAGCGCATCGGGCGGATTCTTGAGGCGCTGCAGCGCGGTAGTGCCCCTGCCCTGGTGCTGTTGGATGAGGTGGGTGCCGGAACGGATCCCAGCGAGGGAACGGCTTTGGCAACGGCTTTGCTCAAGGCTCTTGCCGATCGAGCCCGGCTCACGATTGCCACCACTCACTTCGGTGAACTCAAGGCTCTCAAATACGACGACGCTCGTTTCGAGAATGCCTCCGTGGCCTTCAATTCCGAGACCTTGTCTCCCACCTACGAATTGCTGTGGGGAATTCCTGGACGCAGCAATGCCCTGGCGATCGCGACGCGCTTGGGTCTCGATTCGGATGTGCTTCACCAGGCCCAGCAGCTTCTGGCTCCAGGGGGAGATGGTGAGGTGAACAGTGTGATCCGCGGTTTGGAGGAGCAACGGCAGCGCCAACAGGCCGCGGCAGAAGATGCTGCAGCACTCTTGGCACGCACTGAGCTGCTGCACGAGGAGTTGCTGCAGCGCTGGCACAAGCAAAAGCAGCAGACCGCGCAACACCAGGAGCAGGGGCGTCAACGCTTGGAGCAGTCGATCCGCCAAGGCCAGAAGGAAGTTCGCACGCTGATTCGCCGGCTGCGTGATGAGCGCGCAGATGGGGAAACCGCGCGGCGGGCTGGGCAACGGTTACGCAGCTTGGAGGACCATCACCGCCCCACCCCTGAACGGCGTGCACCCAAGCCGGGCTGGCGTCCGGCGGTGGGCGATCGCGTGCGCTTGCTGGCCCTCGGCAAGGCTGCGGATGTGTTGGCCATCTCCGATGACGGCCTTCAGCTGACGGTCCGTTGCGGGGTGATGCGCACCACGGTGGATCTAGCGGCGGTGGAAAGCCTGGATGGTCGTAAGCCGGAGCCGCCTTCAAAGCCGGTGGTGAAGGTGCAAGCCCGTTCAGTTGGCGTCGGTGGTGCACAGGTGCGCACCAGTCGTAACACCCTTGATGTGCGTGGCATGCGGGTGCATGAGGCCGAAGCGGCAGTCGAGGAATGCTTGCGCAGTGCCAATGGCCCGGTTTGGGTGATCCATGGCATTGGCACGGGCAAGCTCAAGCGCGGCCTGCGCACTTGGCTGGACACTGTTCCCTACGTGGAACGGGTGACCGATGCTGAACAGGGGGACGGCGGACCGGGTTGCAGCGTTGTCTGGGTCCGCTGA